GTATGGAGCGGTTAGAGGCCAAGGCGGTTAAAATTGCTGAGCGGGTGGTTGAAAGCGGTAAAGAGGTGGTGCTGCCGCCAATGACCGCTGCCGAGCGCCGTCACGTCCATTCAGCCCTGGCCGATCGTGAGGGAGTGGTGACCGAATCGCGCGGCGATGGCAACCGGCGCAGATTGGTGATTCGAGTAAGCGAGTAGAACCTCTACTCGGATTTGAGAGCTTGCTGGTAGACCTTGAGAGTTTGTTCAGCGGTTCGCTTCCAGTTAAACTGTCCGGCCCGCTTTGGTCCGGCGGTTTTTAGTTTGGCTAGCAGCTTCTTATCGGCCAGAGTGGTTTTAATAACTTTAGCCATCTCGTTAATATCTTCTGGGTCAAAGTAAACCGCGGCGTCGCCGTAAACCTCTGGCAGACAGGTAGCGGTTGAGGAGGCCACCGGTAAACCATAGCTCATGGCTTCAAGACCGGGCAATCCAAAACCCTCCGAAAGCGAGGGGAACACGTAAAGCTCGGCGTTTTGGTATAACCAAGCTAGCTCCTCGTCGCTAACAAAGCCAGCGAAGTAAACCGAAGAAATATCTCTTTGCTGAACGTACTCGGCCAGTTCTCCGTAAAAAAAGTCGGGCTTGCCGGCAAGGACGAGCTGGTAGTCTTTAAGTTTAGCAACCGCAAAGGCGTCAATTAGAGCCCCAAGGTTTTTATAAGGAAAAGCATTGCCAACATAAAGGATGAATTTCTTACCCTTGAGCTTGGGTATAGGGGTGATTTTAGTGGAGGGCGGTTCGCCTGCCAGGTAGGTGGTGGTGACCTTTTGGGGATCGGCTTTGTAACTTGATACCACCTGTTGGCGGACAAAGTTGGTTATGGTGATGAGCTGGTCAGAACTACGGATAACCCGGCGCACTAAAACTTTAAAAACCAACGGCTTAATGGTGTGTTTGTAAAAGTTTTTTAATGGCCCCTCTTGGCGCTTATTCACAAAGTTAACGAGCGTTAGATCAAGTATGCTGGTTGTTTTTTTACCAAAATAAAGCAAGGGTTGTTGTGGCCCAGTAAAGTGAACCAGGTCGGGCTGCAGGCGGTATAACAGCCAGGCAAACTGGATCTGCTCGCGGAAGGTGTATGGTGGGTAGTCGGCAACCGCCTTGGTAAAGTTTGGGTTGGTGGGCTGCCAGCGATCAAAATCATCGGCGCGTAACAACACAACATACTCATTATCGGTGTCAATCTGCTGTAAATATTCCAGTAGCCGATCAATATATCGGCCGGTGCTGGTGTTGATGATACGAGCGTCGATGGCGATCTTCATAGTACTAGCTTACCTTTTTGGCGCCAACAGTAACTCCCGCCAGCAGCCCAATATAAACCCATATATGGGTTATATATAGAGTTGAAAACAGTTGATACTGGAAGGCAATACCAGCCAGC
This window of the Patescibacteria group bacterium genome carries:
- a CDS encoding glycosyltransferase family 1 protein — its product is MKIAIDARIINTSTGRYIDRLLEYLQQIDTDNEYVVLLRADDFDRWQPTNPNFTKAVADYPPYTFREQIQFAWLLYRLQPDLVHFTGPQQPLLYFGKKTTSILDLTLVNFVNKRQEGPLKNFYKHTIKPLVFKVLVRRVIRSSDQLITITNFVRQQVVSSYKADPQKVTTTYLAGEPPSTKITPIPKLKGKKFILYVGNAFPYKNLGALIDAFAVAKLKDYQLVLAGKPDFFYGELAEYVQQRDISSVYFAGFVSDEELAWLYQNAELYVFPSLSEGFGLPGLEAMSYGLPVASSTATCLPEVYGDAAVYFDPEDINEMAKVIKTTLADKKLLAKLKTAGPKRAGQFNWKRTAEQTLKVYQQALKSE